In a single window of the Oncorhynchus tshawytscha isolate Ot180627B unplaced genomic scaffold, Otsh_v2.0 Un_contig_10661_pilon_pilon, whole genome shotgun sequence genome:
- the LOC112239378 gene encoding uncharacterized protein LOC112239378, which translates to MGHRGIITSMGLKKINTEFLRCEREKEDAVEFLGQMEKIVSKYRHKKIPLAKPKSYELRIGGLEDTVHAGDGEQLEVWKDCYLPERMEMVVIGALDDFRCSAAGWQLVLLLCEDGNVYAYEFEVLHLVARSLEDLFKSGAEFPGLEKHRFGEYFEELTEEEMKKEMQCDEIKKINDEHIQFRRSLEIEMLRDLKAISQSEPNIQTQQSNEPSRTEYSRPSKEALKRKHYEFNGSDTSGLQSSQEDYKKKTSPVADQDSLLPDRLNNIFARFEDNTVPLTRPTTKTW; encoded by the exons ATGCTGTGGAATTCCTCGGCCAAATGGAAAAGATTGTGTCGAAATATCGCCACAAGAAGATACCTCTTGCAAAGCCGAAAAGTTACGAGTTGAGAATCGGGGGTCTGGAGGACACTGTTCACGCTGGAGATGGTGAACAGTTAGAAGTTTGGAAAGACTGCTACCTTCCAGAGAGAATGGAGATGGTGGTCATTGGTGCCCTGGATGACTTCCGCTGTTCGGCAGCAGGATGGCAGCTGGTTCTCCTGTTATGTGAAGATGGCAATGTCTACGCCTACGAGTTTGAAGTTCTACACCTTGTTGCCAGAAGCTTGGAGGATCTCTTTAAATCTGGAGCAGAGTTCCCAGGACTGGAGAAACACAGATTTGGAGAATACTTTGAGGAATTG ACTGAGGAAGAGATGAAGAAAGAGATgcaatgtgatgaaataaagaaAATCAATGACGAGCATATTCAGTTCCGAAGAAGTTTGGAGATTGAGATGCTGAGGGATCTCAAAGCAATCAGTCAATCTGAG CCAAACATTCAAACCCAACAAAGTAATGAGCCAAGTCGGACCGAATATTCAAGGCCTTCAAAGGAAGCACTAAAAAGGAAGCACTAcgaattcaatggctcagacacaagcgGATTACAATCCTCACAAgaggattacaaaaagaaaaccagccccgtcgcggaccaggattccttgctcccagacagactaaataacatctttgctcgctttgaggacaatacagtgccactgacacggcccactaccaaaacctgg